The window AGCTATTTTCCGGATGATGTACTCGTAACACAGGACTTCATATCAACGGTGATATTAGAAAGAAAGGACGATAATGATGACTTCTATCAACGTTCGGTGCAGTGGATATTGAGTCAAGCATGGCAGGACAGCACTGTGCAACGGCTGCTAGTTATCAGCCCACACGAAGCACAGGAGCTTAAGCCACTGATAGCCAAGTCAGAGCATGTTCATTTGCATCTCTATTCACCACTATCGAGCCTGGCATACACTTCACTAGAGAGCCTGAAGCTTTACACAGTCCCTGCTCTTCCTGAAAATTGGCATCTTCCCTCTCGCCTGCGAATTTTGCTTAATCTCTTCGGTGGCCAATTATATATCAACTCGAAAGATGATTACTATGAAGTATGCAAGCTACTAAACTTGTCATATAGTCTTACTAGAGGCGGTGTCACCGTGGAGCCAGATGGATTCATTGTTCAGTCTGGTGACACACTTACCAAATTCAAGAAGAGCCCAATCATGTTTCTGAAAAGCTTACTAGCGATACGGTGGAACTCGGGagtaaataataagactCACTGGGGAACTATCCTGAGAGGAGATTTACTAGACATCCAAAGGCCTACTTATAACAACATTGGAGAGTAGTTAGAGTAGTAATAGCCCCACAGATAAAATTCTTCAAAAGTTTAGTCCATTTCTTCTCAACATCGGCGGAATATATCAAAACCATGATGCGAAGGCGGTAGAAAAGAGATTTCAGTCAGGCAGAGATACGTTCATACACATACTGACATAATATAATATGTTCTGAAGTGAATATATCGCAAAATACAGCGCTCGATATTACAGAAAATTAATAGCATCGCCAATGGAATAAGAGCCATCTTCAGGAAGAGAGTGGGATGTAGAATCCTGCTGTGGACAACTAAGCCTAGACTACCAAAGAAATCGCAGCAGACATGTCAGGCAAGATAAGCCCAGACAACAGAGCTGTTGATGTCTACAGATGCCCTCTCCAAACACCCGGAACTACAGCTACCAATGTTCATACTCCACAGGCTGTATGCGGAGAGATCGGGACACGGAGACTTCGTGGAATACCACAAAAGCTTCGGACATAATGCGATGCCCACTTGCAAGTGCGGTGAACCAAGGATGCAAggaaattatattaaatgCAGAATGGTACAACCCTTTGTACCGGAACTCCCTGAAAAGGACATCTGGATGGGCATTACTCCACTTACCTATGTACTGGACCTGGATAAATATAAGCACTTTTAGACACTAGTGGAGGACCACCAGCCCCTATGGCGCTGCCCCCCCCAAAACTTAGATTGACACAAAAACTTTCTTTTGTTTCGTATAACACGTAGCGAACGCGGGCTCTGAACCCGCGGCTCCTACCGTCCTTATACTCATATGAGACCCTACATAGCGGACGTTGataacaaaacaaacaagcgTTTTGTCTGAATTGATCCATGCAGAAATGCAGCGATACTCTACCCCCGTCGTTTTCCAACTTGACGGTACTGATAGGAGTCCTCCTTCATGTACTTGGAGCCCCAAGACGACGGGCCTTGGTCCGCCGTCCAGTCAGAGTCGCCTAGTACTGGGGATATGCCATAGGATACTATGCATGGCTTTTTCGTCATCTGTGTTCGATTGCAGGCCTCCAAGATGGTGTTGCTCGGGCCATCGAGCTGCTGGAAATCCTTGAACAAAAGCTTATCGGCATAAATGGAGCAGCATACAATACCAGTGTCAGGGTTTGTGTTAATGTTTTCGAGTAATTTGACCGTATTGAGCAGGTCTTTTCCGAAATTCTCAAGGCCTACTACGTTCACCTCTTCAGGGATGACAACGACCACAATTTGGCGCGCGGTACTGGCTGCCATTAAGATGGAAATATCATACGCCGACTGGAGAGGAAGCTGATACGTGGCACAATAGTTGCGCATCCGTTCCGAATTATTGATGAGAATCGTATTGTTCTCGTGTTGGCTTTTAGCATCCTCATATTTCGCAGTCCAGGTCGGGAGGAAGGCTGCATGTGACGGTGCTCCATCTCCGCCATTTTCAGTTTCCGGGCTGCTGCCGTCCCTCGAGGTACGCAGGAAGCGGCCCAGATCGCCACGATACTCATCCACGAGTGAAACTAGGTCGGCCGCTGCCTTTTCACATGATGCAATCATTCTGGGGAAGTGCTCTGGATATAATCGCAATGCACTCCGGAGCAGGAAGTTTGCGTCCTGACTGACAGTTTGTAGATCGTCGAAAAGCTGACGGCTTTTTTCGAGAACAGCCTCGTGGAGCTCCCGGTAAAATGCCTCCACCGAGAATTTGGAAAACTGTGATAACGGCGACATTGTCAGGAGAACGGGGACGGGCACTGTCAGGAGAGAGTTTGCGTTGCGTAACTTGCTCGAGAGCTCCAGCATCGTGGTTGGTATTTTGGACCCCGTCATATCTGGGTCCAAGTAGTCGGCTATAAGGCGGATCTCAAGCTCATACTtgtgcagcttcttcttgtcctcgaGGCCAAGTTGTGATTCACCCGTCGCTCCTCCAAATGGTCCAATGCTTTGCAGCACCTCGAGCTTCAAGCTCCCTCCCACGGTTGTGTTATCATATCTactcttttctgtctcaTTCAGAGTCGCTAACATGTCGGCGCCGTATGAAATGGCGGTTACGACATGTGTAGCGCCAGCGTTCTTCGTCGCAGGCTTCATGACAACTGAGTGCTGGAGTGTCTCATCTGAAGTATCGAGGCGTCGGGTGTACCACCCTCTTTTCTCCACTCCAGCGATAGCTGTGGAGCTCTCTGAGCTCTCGGATCTATCGACAAAATTGGCGGATCCGTCAGCTTTGATTTCGCCGCCAAGAACTATGAGTGACATGGAGGCCTTGAGATCGAGTAGCTCTGATCGTTGTTTGGAATTTGTGACGTTTTTGTATTTGGAGCTTGTTAAACCCGTTTCATCTTGCACTGTACTGTCGGCGATATTGTTGGCTGGGAAAAGCGGATAGTTGAGAAGCTGGGATGAGCGCGCATCGTAGAGTTGGCCGAGGAAGCTTGGCCGCCCCATTGCTTGGACCAAAAGCTGTTCCTCTGCAACAGTAGCCATTGCCAAAATTTGCATTCACGAaattgaaaacaaaaaaaggtaGTCATGGTGTTTCCAGGTAAGACTGTAGGCGAGCGCTTAACACTGAACACTCATACAACCTCCGAGTATGGTACTTGGCGGCGATCCCATATGAAACTTGCATCACAACCGCAAGTGATAGCATACAGCCACGGACGAATCTTATATGCCATATACGAAACTCCGATACCAGTTTCTAGGTTCGGATCAGCGTTCCAGCCGTTTCACATTTGTCAACTTTTTCTAGACTTAACGAGTCTTGATTGGCTAAACTTGGGCACTTGACCGTTTGACGTGAGCTTGAATCTAAAGAATGTTTCTTATGTTTGGATAATGTACACAAGCGGGGGATGTGGAATTCCAGTCGAAATACGGTAGGCTTTGAATAAGCTTCTTAGACTGCGCTATCTCCTAATTCTAATTCTATTGACTATTGACTAGAGAGAAGTGACATTTTAATGACCTCATCCCAGCCCGTATATAAACATAGAAGAGGTACTCCACGATATCCTTGATCATAATGCTGAGGCTGGTCAGTTCTACCCGACTCTCACGGGATATGTCGAAGTTCCTCGGTGAATCCTTCCGGATCATATCTACATAGGTAATTACGTTTTGCCACGAACCATGTCATCAAATAACCGAGACCTTCAAGTACCGGCCCTTAAACGTAACGCGTTTCTGGGCCAGGTGTACCAGGGTGCAACAGGCAACTTGCTCAGCCCGAATTTCTTTAACAGGGCCTACATTGATGCGGCAACTGTTACCACGCCCATGCCCAAGACAGAGGTCGCATTCAAGAGTGCCCAGAGCGCCGAGGAAAGAGCCCATCTACTTAATGTATCGGCCTCCGTGTCCGTTTCAGTGTGTTCAGGAACGTTGAAACTAACGGGGTTCGGCTCGTACCTGGACCGCTCCAATGACCAGGAGGAGTCCATCACAATCTCGGGCGTAGTGCACGCAAGAACAGTCCATAAGCGGCTCATTATCAGCGATGAGGATTTACAAAACCACGCTGTCATTGACTAAAACGACCTAGCAGCGTGGGGGATTACCCACGTGGTGACTGCCATCACGTATGGAGGTACCCTGGTTGGAAGCATCACGCAGACGAATTCTCAGAAGAACGAAAACCACACTCTTAAGGGAATATTCTCTCTCGGGACCATGTCCAACTTTGCTAAGATTGGCGACATCCATGCCAAGGCCGAGGTagacgatgaagaaatgAATAACCTCAAAGGATTTCACCTATCCACCAGCTTCGAGGCTGACTATGTCGACCCTAACCCTCATCCAGAGGACGAAGTTATCCCAACAGAACCTAATCCAGACGCCCCTCCAGCGACCCCCAATGACAGGAGCCGCGAACCTACCTTGTTGATGAACAAAATAAAGAGGGGATTTCCCAACTTTACTAGTGACCCAGTGCCGCCGCCCGATAAGACACACGGCGTTCCGGTGGAATTGACGCTGACACCTGTGAGCTATTTTGATGCTATCTCGGTGGAGATTATCTTTCGTGAGCTCAATGAGGCTGATATGGTGGCGCTGCGTGCTCTCTACGATAAACTCACCTCACTCGCACAGAGTCGCATGTCTTTATACCTCGAGATCATGAAACCGCCACTAGAGCATTCTTCA is drawn from Trichoderma atroviride chromosome 7, complete sequence and contains these coding sequences:
- a CDS encoding uncharacterized protein (EggNog:ENOG41) — protein: MATVAEEQLLVQAMGRPSFLGQLYDARSSQLLNYPLFPANNIADSTVQDETGLTSSKYKNVTNSKQRSELLDLKASMSLIVLGGEIKADGSANFVDRSESSESSTAIAGVEKRGWYTRRLDTSDETLQHSVVMKPATKNAGATHVVTAISYGADMLATLNETEKSRYDNTTVGGSLKLEVLQSIGPFGGATGESQLGLEDKKKLHKYELEIRLIADYLDPDMTGSKIPTTMLELSSKLRNANSLLTVPVPVLLTMSPLSQFSKFSVEAFYRELHEAVLEKSRQLFDDLQTVSQDANFLLRSALRLYPEHFPRMIASCEKAAADLVSLVDEYRGDLGRFLRTSRDGSSPETENGGDGAPSHAAFLPTWTAKYEDAKSQHENNTILINNSERMRNYCATYQLPLQSAYDISILMAASTARQIVVVVIPEEVNVVGLENFGKDLLNTVKLLENINTNPDTGIVCCSIYADKLLFKDFQQLDGPSNTILEACNRTQMTKKPCIVSYGISPVLGDSDWTADQGPSSWGSKYMKEDSYQYRQVGKRRG